In Vibrio atlanticus, the following proteins share a genomic window:
- a CDS encoding SLC13 family permease, protein MPKLNIGVLVKLLICFAIPLGVLFMPIDSIPIDDLTLIQHRLLAIFLLAALLWVLEPVPVFATSILIIALELVMISDKGLHLFRNPPAGHDLGELIKYTDIFGAFSSPIIILFMGGFALAISASKYELDNNLARVLLKPFGTEPRFIMLGLMLITAVFSMFMSNTATTVMMLALLGPIVASAPKGDMGIKALVLCIPIAANTGGIATPIGTPPNAIALQYLTGENSIDFLSWMMMGLPFVIIQLTIAWFLLQKLFPSKERNMVLKLDGQFRKSWRAIVVYVTFAATILLWMTTKLHGMNTYVVSIIPLAVFTLTGIMGKEELKLINWDVLWLVAGGIAIGIGLDKTGLAAALAHAIDYESLSPTAVVLTLSIVCWLMANFMSNTATANLLMPIAAAIGASMESLVAIGGLQGLLVVVAFSASLGMILPVSTPPNSLAYSTGLIESKDMAKMGIILGIVGLLMVYLALFIIT, encoded by the coding sequence ATGCCTAAACTCAATATTGGCGTTCTGGTCAAGCTGTTGATTTGTTTTGCGATTCCCTTAGGCGTGTTATTCATGCCAATAGATTCCATACCTATCGATGACCTCACGCTGATTCAACACCGCTTGTTGGCGATATTCTTACTAGCAGCTCTACTGTGGGTGCTTGAACCCGTTCCAGTATTCGCCACGTCAATTCTGATCATTGCGCTTGAACTGGTGATGATTTCCGACAAGGGTTTACATCTATTTAGAAACCCACCAGCAGGACACGATCTCGGTGAATTAATCAAATATACCGACATCTTCGGTGCATTTTCGTCACCAATCATCATCCTTTTCATGGGTGGCTTTGCTCTTGCGATATCCGCATCCAAATACGAACTCGACAACAATTTAGCTCGCGTGCTGCTCAAACCATTTGGCACAGAACCGCGCTTTATTATGCTGGGTTTAATGCTTATCACCGCCGTGTTCTCAATGTTCATGTCAAATACCGCAACAACGGTAATGATGCTCGCATTGCTAGGTCCTATCGTAGCCTCTGCACCAAAAGGCGACATGGGGATTAAAGCGCTCGTGTTGTGTATTCCAATCGCCGCCAATACCGGTGGTATCGCGACACCCATAGGTACACCACCCAATGCGATCGCACTGCAATACCTAACTGGCGAGAACAGTATCGACTTTCTTAGCTGGATGATGATGGGCTTACCCTTTGTGATCATCCAACTCACCATCGCTTGGTTTCTCCTACAAAAACTCTTCCCTTCTAAAGAAAGAAATATGGTTCTCAAGCTTGATGGACAATTTAGAAAGAGCTGGCGAGCGATTGTGGTTTACGTCACCTTCGCTGCGACAATCTTACTGTGGATGACCACCAAACTGCATGGCATGAACACTTATGTGGTCTCTATCATTCCACTGGCTGTTTTTACTCTCACTGGCATCATGGGTAAAGAAGAACTCAAGCTGATTAACTGGGATGTGTTGTGGCTGGTTGCGGGTGGTATTGCGATTGGGATTGGCTTGGATAAAACAGGCTTAGCCGCTGCACTCGCACACGCGATTGATTATGAATCGCTCTCGCCGACTGCTGTGGTACTAACGCTGTCTATCGTGTGTTGGCTAATGGCTAATTTCATGTCGAACACAGCTACCGCAAACTTGCTGATGCCGATAGCAGCTGCGATTGGCGCTTCTATGGAAAGCCTAGTAGCAATTGGAGGCTTACAAGGCTTGCTGGTTGTGGTCGCCTTCTCAGCATCACTGGGGATGATTTTGCCAGTGTCTACACCGCCCAACTCTCTGGCCTACTCGACCGGGCTAATTGAAAGCAAAGACATGGCGAAGATGGGTATCATCTTAGGGATTGTCGGCTTACTGATGGTCTACCTCGCGCTGTTTATTATCACTTAG
- a CDS encoding succinate dehydrogenase/fumarate reductase iron-sulfur subunit, whose translation MSANRIQKIEILRYDPEHDAEPHFQTFEVPFDETMSVLDAIGYIKDNLDKDLSYRWSCRMAICGSCGIMVDGVPKLACKSFLRDYPNGFKIEPLANFPIEKDLIVDMTPFIERLEAIKPYIIGNDRKPEDGTNIQTPEQMAKYKQFAGCINCGLCYAACPQFGLNPEFIGPAALALAHRYNLDSRDNGKAERMKLINGDNGAWGCTFVGYCSDVCPKKVDPAAAVNQGKVESSMDFVISMFKPDGSQVKTAEEA comes from the coding sequence ATGTCAGCGAATCGAATCCAAAAAATTGAAATTCTGCGTTATGACCCTGAGCACGATGCAGAACCTCACTTTCAAACCTTTGAAGTTCCATTTGATGAAACCATGTCGGTACTTGATGCGATTGGTTACATCAAAGATAACCTAGATAAAGACCTGTCTTACCGTTGGTCTTGTCGTATGGCGATTTGTGGTTCTTGCGGCATCATGGTTGATGGCGTGCCAAAACTGGCATGTAAGAGCTTCTTACGTGACTACCCGAACGGCTTCAAGATCGAGCCTTTAGCTAACTTCCCAATCGAGAAAGATTTGATTGTCGACATGACGCCGTTTATCGAGCGCCTTGAAGCAATCAAGCCTTACATCATTGGTAACGATCGCAAGCCAGAAGACGGCACTAACATCCAAACTCCAGAGCAAATGGCGAAGTACAAACAGTTTGCTGGCTGCATCAACTGTGGTTTGTGTTACGCAGCGTGTCCTCAATTTGGTCTAAACCCTGAGTTCATTGGCCCTGCGGCACTTGCTCTTGCTCACCGTTACAACCTAGATAGCCGTGACAATGGTAAAGCTGAGCGCATGAAGCTTATCAATGGCGACAACGGTGCTTGGGGCTGTACGTTTGTAGGTTACTGTTCTGACGTTTGTCCGAAGAAAGTAGATCCAGCAGCAGCTGTAAACCAAGGCAAAGTTGAGTCTTCAATGGACTTCGTTATCTCGATGTTCAAGCCTGATGGATCGCAAGTAAAAACAGCAGAGGAGGCATAA
- the frdD gene encoding fumarate reductase subunit FrdD: MTTNYKVKPVNHNPKRSDEPIWWGLFGAGGTWFAMITPITILVLGILVPMGIIDADAMSYERVSEFATSIIGALFIIGTLALPMWHAMHRLHHGMHDLKFHVGVAGKVGCYFVAGLISALSVIFIFMI, from the coding sequence ATGACCACAAATTACAAAGTGAAACCTGTTAACCACAATCCGAAACGCTCTGATGAACCAATCTGGTGGGGCCTATTCGGCGCTGGCGGTACTTGGTTCGCGATGATTACACCAATCACGATTCTAGTGCTGGGTATCTTGGTGCCAATGGGCATAATCGATGCGGATGCAATGAGCTACGAGCGTGTCTCTGAGTTTGCCACCAGCATTATCGGTGCGCTATTCATCATCGGTACGCTAGCACTGCCAATGTGGCACGCAATGCACCGTCTTCACCACGGCATGCACGACCTTAAGTTCCACGTCGGTGTTGCTGGTAAAGTGGGTTGCTACTTCGTTGCAGGCCTAATCAGCGCGCTATCTGTTATCTTCATTTTTATGATTTAA
- the frdC gene encoding fumarate reductase subunit FrdC — MSNRKPYVREMKRTWWSNHPFYRFYMLREATVLPLILFTLFLTFGLGSLVKGPEAWEGWLSFMANPIVVGINIVALLGSLLHAQTFFSMMPQVMPIRLKGKLVDKRIIVLTQWAAVAFISLIVLMVV, encoded by the coding sequence ATGAGCAATCGTAAGCCTTATGTTCGTGAGATGAAGAGAACGTGGTGGAGCAACCATCCGTTTTACCGCTTCTACATGCTACGTGAAGCGACTGTACTGCCTTTGATTCTATTCACTCTGTTCCTAACCTTCGGTTTGGGTTCGCTAGTGAAAGGTCCTGAAGCGTGGGAAGGTTGGTTGAGCTTTATGGCTAACCCTATCGTTGTTGGTATCAACATCGTGGCACTGCTTGGCAGCTTACTGCACGCTCAGACCTTCTTCAGCATGATGCCTCAAGTAATGCCAATCCGTCTTAAAGGCAAATTGGTAGATAAAAGAATCATCGTACTGACCCAGTGGGCAGCGGTGGCATTTATTTCTTTAATCGTTCTGATGGTGGTGTAA
- the frdA gene encoding fumarate reductase (quinol) flavoprotein subunit, whose protein sequence is MKTITTDIAVIGAGGAGLRTAIAAAEANPELEVALISKVYPMRSHTVAAEGGSAAVIKDEDSLDNHFNDTVGGGDWLCEQDVVEYFVENSTREMIQMEQWGCPWSRKENGEVNVRRFGGMKVERTWFAADKTGFHMLHTLFQTSMKYDTIKRFDEYFVVDLLVEDGEVQGLIAIHMSEGELVTIKAKSVVLATGGAGRVYHCNTNGGIVTGDGMAMAYRHGVPLRDMEFVQYHPTGLPGTGILMTEGCRGEGGIIVNKNGYRYLQDYGMGPETPVGEPKNKYMELGPRDKVSQAFWHEQQKGNTIKHPLGDVVHLDLRHLGEEYLQERLPFICELAKAYVNVDPAKEPIPIRPTVHYTMGGIETNGTCETRIKGLFAVGECASVGLHGANRLGSNSLAEFVVFGRVAGEQAVKRAAEFKGWNEESIAKQVKAVEDRIAGILAQEGDENWADIRTEMGHTMEAGCGIYRQEDLMQETIDKITELKARYKKISIKDKGKVFNTDLLYAIEVGYGLEVAEAMVHSAILRKESRGAHQRLDDNCTERDDVNFLKHSLSFYNEDAAPTIDYSGVKITKSQPKARLYGEAAEKAAAAEKAAEENAKKSEEEQA, encoded by the coding sequence GTGAAGACAATTACCACAGATATCGCAGTCATCGGCGCAGGCGGCGCTGGTCTTCGTACAGCAATTGCAGCAGCTGAAGCTAATCCTGAATTGGAAGTTGCACTGATTTCTAAAGTTTACCCAATGCGTTCGCACACGGTGGCAGCAGAAGGCGGTTCAGCAGCGGTAATTAAAGACGAAGATAGCCTAGATAACCACTTCAACGATACTGTTGGCGGTGGCGACTGGCTATGTGAACAGGATGTTGTTGAATACTTTGTTGAAAACTCGACTCGCGAAATGATCCAAATGGAACAATGGGGCTGCCCATGGAGTCGTAAAGAAAACGGTGAAGTAAACGTACGCCGATTCGGCGGTATGAAGGTAGAGAGAACGTGGTTCGCAGCGGATAAAACCGGCTTCCACATGCTTCATACTCTGTTCCAGACTTCGATGAAGTACGACACAATCAAACGATTTGATGAGTACTTTGTGGTGGATTTGCTCGTTGAAGATGGCGAAGTACAAGGCCTAATCGCGATTCACATGTCTGAAGGTGAGCTTGTTACCATCAAAGCAAAATCTGTTGTTCTAGCAACCGGTGGCGCAGGTCGTGTTTACCACTGTAATACCAACGGCGGCATCGTAACTGGCGACGGTATGGCAATGGCTTATCGCCACGGTGTTCCACTACGTGATATGGAGTTCGTTCAATACCACCCAACAGGCCTACCGGGCACTGGCATCTTGATGACCGAAGGTTGTCGTGGTGAAGGCGGTATCATCGTCAACAAGAACGGCTACCGTTACCTGCAAGATTACGGCATGGGCCCTGAAACTCCAGTGGGCGAGCCGAAAAACAAATACATGGAACTGGGTCCTCGTGACAAAGTTTCTCAAGCATTCTGGCACGAGCAGCAGAAAGGCAACACCATCAAGCACCCGCTTGGTGATGTCGTACACCTTGACCTTCGCCACCTTGGTGAAGAGTACCTGCAAGAGCGTCTTCCGTTTATCTGTGAGCTTGCAAAAGCGTACGTAAACGTAGACCCAGCAAAAGAGCCAATCCCAATTCGCCCAACCGTTCACTACACCATGGGTGGTATTGAAACCAACGGTACCTGTGAAACTCGCATTAAAGGGCTATTCGCTGTTGGTGAGTGTGCTTCAGTTGGCCTACATGGCGCAAACCGCCTAGGGTCTAACTCTCTTGCTGAATTCGTAGTATTCGGCCGCGTAGCCGGTGAACAAGCCGTGAAACGTGCCGCTGAATTCAAAGGCTGGAACGAAGAGTCTATTGCTAAGCAAGTGAAAGCGGTTGAAGATCGCATCGCTGGCATCTTGGCTCAAGAAGGCGATGAGAACTGGGCTGATATCCGTACTGAAATGGGTCACACCATGGAAGCGGGTTGTGGTATCTACCGTCAAGAAGACTTGATGCAAGAAACCATCGACAAAATCACTGAACTGAAAGCTCGCTACAAGAAGATCAGCATTAAAGACAAAGGCAAAGTGTTCAACACTGACCTACTTTACGCTATCGAAGTGGGTTACGGCCTTGAAGTTGCCGAAGCGATGGTTCACTCAGCGATCCTTCGTAAAGAGTCTCGCGGAGCACACCAACGTCTAGACGACAACTGCACAGAACGTGATGACGTGAACTTCCTTAAACATTCTCTATCTTTCTACAACGAAGATGCAGCACCAACTATCGACTACAGCGGCGTTAAGATTACTAAATCTCAACCTAAAGCTCGTCTATACGGTGAAGCAGCCGAGAAAGCCGCTGCTGCTGAAAAAGCGGCAGAAGAGAATGCGAAGAAGAGCGAAGAGGAGCAAGCATAA
- a CDS encoding methyl-accepting chemotaxis protein, translating to MRHTIKFKIQIAIAVIIAVVSGAQAWISVNQLTQETEVAINQQVKNVSVGTTNYIADWLSIRSDMMLANESTISSNSNSDRELLITKQAGQFLSVYAGFSDGSIAYGDKAEDWPADYDPRSRPWYKDANATSELIITEPYQDFDGSIVISFAKAFNGERQGVIAADLTVTSIIDTVLNVKLDNDGFAFLVDGNNNIVAYSDEELSQKPLTSLNPELTTNKVSQLLQDQMITTLTWPGQGDKLVYIANVPNTDWSLGIVIDKEMAFSAVSDAIQFITLTSLVLYIIISIASTVVINRLLSPLQTLSEALTQLAQGRGDLTQRIDITRMDEIGKLAELVNQFLSQMQSMLKGVIEHSHDLNNHAEKANQLATQSSISVENQQNDINQIATAIHEMSATAAEVASHAELTASASQASATACNEGQEVIQQNRDAITGLATQVEDAANVIRELESNAQSINQILSTIQGIAEQTNLLALNAAIEAARAGEQGRGFAVVADEVRVLSQRTHGSTEEIRVMIETLQKNTEHAVESMTTSTQLAENSVGFAEQAHGSLTKITQAITEINDMALQIASAAEEQRAVSEDISRNTQGIKDASDDLAQQAESSRNSSNEMSSAAESMRQDVERFKV from the coding sequence TTGAGACATACTATTAAGTTCAAAATTCAGATCGCTATCGCGGTTATTATTGCCGTCGTAAGTGGCGCTCAAGCTTGGATATCTGTTAATCAGCTTACTCAAGAAACTGAAGTCGCGATCAACCAACAGGTGAAAAACGTGAGTGTTGGTACGACGAACTACATTGCCGATTGGTTATCAATCCGCAGTGATATGATGCTTGCCAATGAATCGACCATTTCAAGCAATAGCAACTCTGATCGCGAGTTATTGATCACCAAGCAAGCCGGGCAATTCTTGTCTGTTTATGCAGGATTCAGTGATGGCAGTATAGCTTATGGCGACAAGGCTGAGGATTGGCCAGCAGACTACGACCCACGATCCCGCCCTTGGTATAAAGATGCAAACGCGACATCCGAACTCATCATTACCGAACCTTATCAAGATTTTGACGGCAGCATTGTCATCAGTTTCGCTAAAGCATTTAATGGTGAAAGACAGGGTGTTATCGCGGCAGACTTAACCGTAACCAGCATTATTGATACCGTACTCAATGTAAAACTCGATAATGACGGTTTTGCTTTTTTAGTCGACGGTAATAACAACATCGTCGCCTACAGTGATGAAGAGTTGAGTCAAAAACCACTGACCAGTTTGAATCCAGAACTCACGACCAACAAGGTGTCACAACTGCTCCAAGACCAAATGATCACCACTCTCACTTGGCCTGGTCAAGGCGATAAGCTGGTCTATATTGCCAATGTCCCGAACACCGATTGGTCGCTAGGTATCGTTATCGATAAAGAAATGGCGTTTTCTGCAGTATCCGATGCCATTCAATTCATCACGCTGACCTCTTTGGTGTTGTACATCATCATTTCAATTGCGAGTACCGTGGTCATCAACCGCCTACTTTCTCCATTACAAACCTTGTCTGAAGCCTTAACTCAGCTCGCTCAAGGCAGAGGCGATCTCACTCAGCGCATTGATATCACACGTATGGATGAGATTGGCAAACTTGCCGAGCTCGTGAACCAGTTCTTAAGCCAGATGCAAAGCATGTTGAAGGGCGTAATAGAGCACAGCCACGATTTAAACAACCATGCAGAGAAAGCCAATCAACTGGCGACCCAATCTTCGATTAGCGTTGAGAATCAACAAAACGATATCAACCAAATTGCGACCGCGATTCATGAGATGTCCGCCACCGCAGCCGAAGTGGCTAGCCATGCCGAATTAACGGCATCCGCTTCTCAGGCATCCGCCACCGCTTGTAACGAAGGCCAAGAGGTAATCCAACAAAACCGCGATGCGATTACAGGCCTTGCGACTCAGGTTGAAGATGCAGCCAATGTTATTCGTGAATTAGAGAGTAATGCTCAAAGCATCAACCAGATCCTATCCACCATTCAAGGCATTGCCGAACAGACCAACCTGTTGGCATTGAATGCTGCGATTGAAGCCGCTCGAGCGGGTGAACAAGGTCGTGGGTTTGCCGTTGTCGCCGATGAAGTCCGAGTGCTCAGCCAAAGAACGCATGGCTCGACGGAAGAGATCCGCGTGATGATTGAAACACTGCAGAAAAATACCGAACATGCCGTTGAAAGCATGACCACCAGCACTCAGTTAGCAGAGAACAGTGTTGGCTTCGCAGAACAAGCTCATGGCAGCCTGACTAAGATCACTCAGGCAATCACTGAAATCAACGATATGGCGCTGCAAATAGCGAGTGCTGCGGAAGAGCAACGCGCGGTCAGCGAAGACATCAGCCGTAATACGCAAGGAATCAAGGATGCCTCTGATGACCTTGCACAGCAAGCTGAAAGCAGTCGCAATAGCTCAAATGAAATGAGTAGCGCTGCCGAGTCGATGCGCCAAGACGTGGAGCGATTTAAGGTATAG
- the asd gene encoding archaetidylserine decarboxylase (Phosphatidylserine decarboxylase is synthesized as a single chain precursor. Generation of the pyruvoyl active site from a Ser is coupled to cleavage of a Gly-Ser bond between the larger (beta) and smaller (alpha chains). It is an integral membrane protein.) — MDKIKVGLQYWIPQHGLTRLVGKLASAKAGGLTTAIINWFIKQYKVNMDEALHSDPKHFKTFNEFFVRELKEGMRPIAEGDSVIVHPADARVSQFGPITDGQLIQAKNHNYSARELLGGDADLADEFKDGEFATLYLSPSDYHRVHMPCDGTLRQMIYVPGDLFSVNPLTAENVPNLFARNERVVCIFDTEFGPMAQVLVGATIVGSIEQVWAGTITPPRGNSVYKWDYPAQGDKSIILKKGEEMGRFKLGSTVINLFAKDAIKFDDTMQNGEKTVLGTPFAHIAGKDVETEAVDSAENTDQA, encoded by the coding sequence ATGGATAAGATTAAAGTTGGATTGCAGTACTGGATCCCACAACATGGCCTGACTCGTTTAGTTGGTAAACTGGCGTCTGCTAAAGCGGGTGGTTTAACGACAGCGATCATTAACTGGTTCATCAAGCAATACAAAGTGAACATGGATGAAGCTCTGCATAGCGATCCAAAACACTTTAAGACATTCAATGAATTCTTCGTACGTGAATTGAAAGAAGGCATGCGCCCTATCGCAGAAGGTGACTCTGTTATTGTTCACCCTGCTGATGCACGTGTAAGTCAGTTTGGCCCAATTACTGATGGTCAACTGATTCAAGCTAAAAACCATAACTACTCAGCACGTGAGTTGCTTGGTGGTGATGCAGACCTAGCCGATGAGTTTAAAGACGGTGAATTCGCAACGCTTTACTTGTCGCCAAGTGATTATCACCGTGTGCACATGCCATGCGACGGCACACTGCGTCAGATGATCTACGTTCCCGGTGATCTTTTCTCAGTAAACCCGCTAACGGCAGAGAACGTTCCAAACCTATTCGCACGTAACGAACGTGTGGTTTGTATCTTTGATACTGAGTTTGGCCCAATGGCACAAGTGCTGGTTGGTGCAACTATCGTAGGTAGCATCGAGCAAGTATGGGCTGGCACCATCACGCCACCTCGCGGTAACTCGGTTTACAAGTGGGATTACCCAGCACAAGGTGATAAATCTATTATCTTGAAGAAAGGCGAAGAGATGGGTCGCTTCAAGCTTGGTTCAACGGTTATCAACCTGTTTGCTAAAGATGCAATCAAGTTTGACGACACTATGCAGAATGGTGAGAAAACCGTTCTAGGCACTCCTTTCGCGCACATTGCGGGTAAAGACGTTGAGACTGAAGCTGTTGATTCAGCAGAGAACACTGACCAAGCTTAA
- the epmA gene encoding elongation factor P--(R)-beta-lysine ligase yields the protein MHSTWQPAATIKQLKQRADILNQIRQFFVERNVMEVDTPAMSHATVTDVHLHTFKTEFVGPGYAHGQPLFFMTSPEFHMKRLLAAGSGCIYQICKSFRNEENGRYHNPEFTMLEWYRVGFDHHDLMDEMDLLLQQVLKSGTAERMTYQQAFIDVLGVCPLEDSMDMLKQAAAKLGLSDIADPEQDRDTLLQLLFSIGVEAKIGQQVPAFVYDFPASQAALAKINPNDSRVADRFEVYFKGIELANGFHELDKPQEQLKRFEDDNTKRIEMGLSPQPIDHHLIEALKAGLPDCAGVALGIDRLIMLALGYDHIDDVTAFPFPRS from the coding sequence ATGCACTCTACATGGCAACCGGCCGCAACCATTAAGCAGTTAAAGCAACGTGCTGATATCCTTAATCAAATTCGTCAGTTCTTTGTTGAGCGAAACGTGATGGAAGTTGATACGCCTGCGATGAGCCACGCCACGGTGACGGATGTGCATTTACATACCTTCAAAACTGAATTCGTAGGGCCAGGTTATGCGCACGGCCAGCCACTATTCTTTATGACTAGCCCAGAGTTTCATATGAAACGCTTGTTGGCTGCCGGAAGCGGTTGTATTTACCAAATTTGTAAATCTTTTCGCAATGAAGAAAATGGCCGTTATCACAACCCTGAGTTCACTATGTTGGAGTGGTATCGCGTTGGTTTTGATCATCATGATCTGATGGATGAGATGGATCTGCTGTTACAGCAGGTACTTAAATCAGGCACAGCAGAGCGAATGACTTACCAACAAGCCTTTATTGATGTGTTAGGTGTTTGTCCGCTGGAAGATTCGATGGATATGCTAAAGCAAGCAGCTGCGAAACTAGGGCTCAGCGACATAGCTGACCCCGAGCAAGATCGCGATACGTTATTGCAGCTTCTTTTCAGTATTGGGGTCGAGGCGAAAATAGGCCAGCAGGTGCCTGCGTTTGTGTATGACTTCCCAGCATCGCAAGCAGCGTTAGCTAAGATCAATCCAAACGATTCACGAGTCGCCGATCGCTTTGAGGTGTATTTCAAAGGAATTGAGTTAGCAAACGGCTTCCACGAGTTAGATAAACCGCAAGAACAACTTAAGCGCTTTGAAGATGATAATACCAAACGTATTGAGATGGGCTTATCACCTCAACCGATTGATCATCACTTGATTGAGGCATTAAAAGCGGGCTTACCAGATTGTGCGGGTGTTGCTTTGGGTATCGACCGTCTGATCATGCTGGCGTTAGGTTATGACCACATCGATGACGTGACGGCTTTCCCGTTCCCGCGCTCTTAG
- a CDS encoding DMT family transporter, with product MGFEWLALAAAFLWAIASLMSVKPAQHLGSFAYSRWRMGCTAIILSSMAWFTGGWSTVEANLITPMMLSGLIGIFIGDTALFACLNRMGPRQAGLLFSCHAVFSAILGYFLFSESMTSIELIGSALVFSGVLTAIFFGRRGQANNQLETIKGTVWVGVALGITAAICQALGGIIAKPVMQTSIDPIAASAIRMITAFVAHSAFRLTGAKLSRALNPMNKQIFAITAVNGFLAMAVGMTLILYALQEGNVGMVALLSSTTPIMLLPILWLYTKQRPNVYAWIGAIVAVVGTGILVS from the coding sequence ATGGGATTTGAATGGTTAGCTCTAGCTGCCGCTTTTCTTTGGGCCATTGCGAGCCTAATGTCAGTAAAGCCTGCTCAACACTTAGGTTCTTTCGCCTATAGCCGTTGGAGAATGGGTTGTACCGCGATCATCTTATCGAGCATGGCATGGTTTACCGGAGGTTGGTCAACTGTCGAAGCCAATCTAATCACGCCGATGATGCTGTCTGGCCTGATTGGTATATTCATTGGTGATACCGCCCTATTTGCCTGTTTGAACCGAATGGGACCGCGCCAAGCGGGTTTGCTGTTCTCTTGTCACGCCGTGTTCTCGGCGATTCTCGGTTACTTCTTGTTTAGCGAAAGCATGACCTCTATTGAGCTGATTGGCTCGGCTTTGGTGTTTAGTGGTGTATTAACTGCGATATTTTTTGGTCGTCGAGGACAAGCCAACAACCAGCTTGAAACCATCAAGGGCACCGTGTGGGTTGGTGTCGCTCTGGGGATCACTGCCGCGATCTGCCAAGCATTGGGCGGCATCATTGCCAAACCTGTGATGCAAACCAGTATCGACCCAATTGCAGCTTCTGCCATTCGAATGATCACCGCTTTTGTTGCTCACTCCGCATTTCGTTTAACAGGCGCCAAACTTTCACGCGCACTTAACCCGATGAATAAGCAGATATTCGCGATTACCGCGGTTAATGGTTTTCTAGCGATGGCAGTAGGAATGACGTTGATTTTGTATGCGTTGCAGGAAGGCAATGTCGGCATGGTTGCGCTGTTATCTTCAACCACACCCATCATGTTGTTACCGATACTCTGGCTATACACCAAGCAAAGACCGAACGTCTACGCTTGGATAGGTGCCATTGTTGCCGTAGTGGGTACTGGTATTTTGGTCAGTTAG
- the efp gene encoding elongation factor P, which translates to MASVSTNEFKGGLKFMLDNEPCAIIDNEYVKPGKGQAFNRVKLRKLLSGKVLEKTFKSGESFELADVVDVELGYLYNDGEFYHFMNNETFEQIAADVKAVADSAKWLVENDVCTLTLWNDNPITVTPPNFVEIEVTETDPGLKGDTQGTGGKPATLATGAVVRVPLFIAIGEVVKVDTRTGEYVGRVK; encoded by the coding sequence ATGGCGTCAGTAAGCACCAATGAATTCAAAGGCGGTTTAAAATTCATGTTAGATAACGAGCCTTGCGCAATTATCGACAATGAATACGTTAAGCCAGGTAAAGGCCAAGCGTTTAACCGTGTAAAACTTCGTAAACTGCTGTCAGGCAAAGTGTTAGAGAAAACATTTAAGTCAGGCGAAAGCTTCGAGCTTGCAGATGTTGTTGACGTTGAACTAGGCTACCTATACAACGACGGCGAATTCTACCACTTCATGAACAACGAAACATTTGAGCAAATCGCAGCAGACGTAAAAGCAGTCGCTGATTCAGCAAAATGGTTAGTTGAAAATGACGTTTGTACTCTAACGTTGTGGAATGATAACCCTATCACTGTTACTCCGCCAAACTTTGTTGAGATCGAAGTAACTGAAACTGATCCTGGCCTTAAAGGCGATACACAGGGTACGGGTGGTAAACCTGCAACTCTAGCAACAGGCGCGGTAGTTCGTGTTCCTCTATTCATCGCTATCGGTGAAGTTGTTAAAGTTGATACTCGTACTGGCGAATACGTTGGTCGTGTGAAGTAA